A genomic region of Runella rosea contains the following coding sequences:
- a CDS encoding SusD/RagB family nutrient-binding outer membrane lipoprotein has product MNRINHYIKYGVLTLAMLLLNACNLDINTDPNNPSAVSTAQLLTNAQLDIVNSIGSGSPGLSNPAGVFVHQVTQRSTNDQYAITGQDFAGTQAWANLYRAIQNLNVLSDQATASQQFTYAGVAQIMKALAFSYMVDVWGDVPFTEASTAAKIQFPKFDKGQDIYPQLFTLIDEGIANLAKTSALSPRTDDLIYAGNLVRWRQFAKSLKLKLYNQIRLVQNVSAPVNALIAEDDLMKAGGNFSLNYGTSSAPDNRHPAFREDYNITTTGRDNYISPYFHEILLGTSTLNPILTGIQDPRIPYYYFNQLSAARPNAQNAVEYRNGNFVSIYFSSQGPNQGFDQSSSIAIIGLYYCGGRFDDGNGVSAAGVSGASARGDGPQRILPYHSHLFTRAELAQTGVSTGNAKQLFSDAINAAFAEVNASAARGGAPAITAAAIKEYVDAVLVKYDAASDSGKLELIMTEKWISNFGFALESYNDIRRTGFPKIYDPNTDGIPFTNVNRGYPQSYPYPTPGELQLNPNAPPQRVVANDKVFWQK; this is encoded by the coding sequence ATGAACCGAATAAATCATTATATAAAATATGGCGTGCTGACGTTGGCCATGCTGCTGCTGAACGCCTGTAATCTCGACATCAATACGGACCCCAATAACCCTTCGGCAGTCTCAACAGCCCAGTTGCTGACCAATGCGCAATTGGACATTGTCAACTCAATTGGGTCAGGGTCTCCAGGATTGTCCAACCCTGCGGGGGTTTTTGTACATCAGGTCACCCAACGTAGCACCAATGACCAATATGCCATTACAGGGCAGGATTTTGCAGGAACACAGGCCTGGGCCAATCTCTACCGTGCCATCCAAAACCTGAATGTACTATCTGACCAAGCCACTGCTAGCCAACAGTTTACCTACGCTGGCGTGGCCCAAATTATGAAAGCACTGGCGTTTAGTTACATGGTCGATGTATGGGGGGATGTACCGTTTACGGAAGCCAGTACTGCGGCCAAAATTCAATTCCCGAAGTTTGATAAAGGGCAGGATATTTATCCGCAGCTCTTTACCCTGATTGACGAAGGAATTGCCAACCTCGCCAAAACGTCGGCGCTCAGCCCCCGTACCGATGATTTAATTTATGCGGGCAATTTGGTGCGTTGGCGGCAGTTTGCCAAATCCTTAAAACTAAAACTGTACAACCAAATTCGGTTGGTACAAAATGTAAGTGCGCCTGTGAATGCGCTGATTGCTGAAGATGATTTAATGAAGGCAGGGGGAAACTTTTCGCTAAACTACGGCACCTCAAGCGCCCCCGATAACCGTCACCCTGCGTTCAGGGAAGATTACAACATCACCACCACGGGGCGTGACAATTACATCAGTCCGTATTTTCACGAAATCCTGCTCGGAACAAGTACATTGAATCCCATTTTGACGGGTATCCAAGACCCCCGGATTCCGTATTATTATTTCAATCAACTTTCGGCGGCGCGTCCCAACGCCCAAAACGCGGTAGAATATCGAAACGGCAACTTTGTCTCCATTTATTTTTCGTCGCAAGGACCGAACCAAGGATTTGACCAATCTTCATCCATCGCAATTATAGGGCTTTACTACTGTGGCGGGCGTTTTGACGACGGAAATGGCGTAAGCGCTGCCGGGGTAAGCGGAGCCTCCGCACGCGGCGACGGTCCACAGCGTATTTTGCCGTATCACTCGCACTTATTTACCCGGGCCGAGCTGGCCCAAACGGGGGTGAGTACGGGCAATGCCAAACAGCTTTTCAGCGACGCCATCAACGCGGCATTTGCCGAAGTCAATGCCTCCGCCGCACGGGGCGGAGCGCCTGCCATCACGGCGGCGGCCATCAAAGAATACGTTGATGCGGTGTTGGTTAAGTACGACGCGGCTTCCGACAGCGGTAAGTTGGAGCTAATCATGACCGAAAAGTGGATTTCAAATTTTGGTTTCGCACTTGAATCTTACAACGATATTCGTCGGACGGGGTTTCCAAAAATTTACGACCCCAACACCGACGGCATCCCCTTTACCAACGTAAATCGGGGCTATCCGCAATCGTACCCCTATCCTACTCCTGGAGAGCTGCAACTGAACCCCAATGCCCCCCCGCAACGCGTGGTAGCAAACGACAAAGTGTTCTGGCAAAAGTAG